A genome region from Nitrosopumilus oxyclinae includes the following:
- a CDS encoding methyl-accepting chemotaxis protein produces MLMNTPNSFAEELELFTNSKVYSPAHNLQVYGNGLPEENLIIRVFAPDETITKFDQITTNSDGTFNYVLLTWPGPSTDFPYGTYTVEVISTEQNGVSKKIDVKFSATIDLLDVTIERFVNTLVFAPETAAKGHPIRVFVQTTSDGLLIGNEPSKLLGTTHVHLPSGSSVTLSNSFKTLHQGLYYVDYTPIEEGTHVFHVVAFSQGTTSHGSAATTVLSQDLGGISNQIIKLNSILDQTSEELEILKSEINGFDTTLKYASTQIDENIGTFALSAKSISESSAQLNALLLPIIASVGLIVALQIAILARRR; encoded by the coding sequence ATGTTGATGAATACTCCAAATTCATTTGCAGAAGAACTTGAACTTTTTACAAATAGTAAGGTCTATTCTCCTGCACATAATTTACAAGTATATGGCAACGGATTGCCTGAAGAGAATTTAATTATTAGAGTTTTTGCCCCCGATGAAACAATTACAAAATTTGATCAAATTACTACAAATTCTGATGGCACATTTAACTATGTATTGTTAACATGGCCTGGACCTTCCACTGATTTTCCATATGGAACGTATACTGTTGAGGTAATTAGTACAGAACAAAATGGTGTATCGAAAAAAATTGATGTTAAATTTTCAGCTACTATTGATTTACTTGATGTAACTATTGAAAGATTTGTAAATACACTAGTTTTTGCTCCTGAAACTGCTGCAAAAGGTCATCCAATTAGAGTTTTTGTGCAGACGACAAGTGATGGATTATTGATTGGAAATGAACCTAGTAAATTATTGGGGACAACTCACGTTCACCTACCTTCAGGATCTTCAGTTACTCTATCTAATTCATTTAAGACATTACATCAGGGATTATACTATGTTGATTATACTCCGATAGAAGAAGGAACTCATGTATTCCATGTAGTTGCATTTAGTCAAGGAACAACATCACATGGATCAGCGGCTACAACTGTGTTGAGTCAAGATCTTGGAGGAATTTCAAATCAAATAATTAAATTAAATTCCATTTTGGATCAAACATCAGAGGAACTTGAAATTTTAAAATCTGAAATAAACGGTTTTGATACTACTTTAAAATATGCCAGTACTCAAATTGATGAAAATATTGGTACGTTTGCACTTTCTGCAAAATCTATCAGTGAATCATCTGCACAACTAAATGCATTATTGTTACCAATCATTGCATCTGTGGGACTAATTGTTGCACTTCAAATAGCAATTTTAGCTAGAAGAAGATAG
- a CDS encoding DNA-3-methyladenine glycosylase 2 yields the protein MQNNCTINVENSINSGQVFLWRKNNDIWYGVNGQDILKISKVGKIKSYQNIKTDFFRKRDDIEKIIKSISKDSVTKKAVKQYLGLRILEQDPFQCLISFIVSSNSNIQKIKNSLEKISKKFGEKVEFENQEFFLFPKPEIIAKASINEIKSCGVGYRAKFIKEAANMMALKKINFEYLKKCNYQDAKEEICKIPGVGNKVADCILLFSLNKLESFPLDRWMIRILEKYYSDKFQLETKSITEKQYEILHEKIVNHFGPYAGYAQQFLFKMERENYQKKWL from the coding sequence ATGCAAAATAATTGCACAATAAATGTCGAAAATTCAATTAATAGCGGTCAAGTATTTCTTTGGAGAAAAAACAATGATATCTGGTATGGGGTTAATGGACAAGATATTTTAAAAATTTCAAAAGTAGGGAAAATTAAATCATATCAAAATATAAAAACAGATTTTTTCCGAAAAAGAGATGATATTGAAAAAATAATTAAATCAATTTCTAAAGATAGCGTTACCAAAAAAGCTGTAAAACAATATTTGGGATTGAGAATTCTAGAACAAGATCCATTTCAATGTCTAATTTCTTTTATTGTATCATCAAACTCTAACATCCAAAAAATTAAGAATAGTTTAGAAAAAATATCAAAAAAATTTGGAGAAAAGGTTGAATTTGAAAATCAAGAGTTTTTTTTATTTCCAAAACCAGAAATTATTGCTAAAGCATCAATAAATGAAATTAAAAGTTGTGGAGTTGGTTATCGTGCCAAATTTATCAAAGAGGCTGCAAATATGATGGCTTTAAAAAAAATAAATTTTGAATACTTGAAGAAATGTAATTATCAAGATGCAAAGGAAGAGATTTGTAAAATTCCAGGTGTAGGAAACAAAGTTGCAGATTGTATTTTATTATTTTCATTAAACAAATTGGAATCTTTCCCATTAGATAGATGGATGATCAGAATATTAGAAAAATATTATTCAGATAAATTCCAATTAGAAACAAAATCAATAACTGAAAAACAATATGAAATTCTTCATGAAAAAATTGTAAATCATTTTGGACCATATGCAGGATATGCACAACAATTTCTTTTCAAAATGGAAAGAGAAAATTACCAAAAGAAGTGGCTGTAA
- a CDS encoding S8 family serine peptidase, whose translation MPKVAILFFILLFSPMITNSHAFIPVDLKTENDEKYTLIFDSGIVDIDSNFFTENDFKRYLIFGDKLEKNDILKTNSFYGIQSDSGFFSVAILTETSATNLVSQGYTVVEDFQLDFHSQNNQIQDASRIGEITGSNLAKTKYDSSGNGTVIAIVDTGVDFSNPDIQHSLARNDLNHPIMLDPDGQGIVLTNATFFAYIDKNEIIRNYSKPIPSHMTSSAYVTRDGVFLDVSQGGKGSNIPIYNSFFPQIGSSVIFNGTLTTDMKIGEDNRNYIKSKSGVYHLGVIYQGGLSGPYSKIQVVPVLVVDSFIPGVYDTIIPDLSTSWEDYTRFDLEKGKKPNYDFDFTDEKPIVLGSGKEFLVYDSNNDGIIDYSAGTFGAQVLDVYGVIKNNSTDIDDALKAINGTLLPPLDPNGEFFGLMTDFMGHGTSSAASITSRGQETYDIYNNSKKYSITGVAPDAKILPVKALWFGDTVYGWLWIAGFENNEHTWEYTGNPRVDIISNSWGVSNFPSFKASPGMDMLSLILSVLTTPNSFNDNYPGITIISSAGNSGHGYGTIGLPNASPFGMSVGATTNNVFVGYGPFKDQPRFGNTTIHSNNVVDFSSRGPSSIGDPKPDVMSIGAHGFVPSNMLKINKDSKNESFSLFGGTSMAAPLVSGSAAILIEELKKQSKDYDSFLIKNILMSTATDLQNDPFTQGSGLVNIESALNYVNGKNGTFIVYNDGSYNNIKNILEPAIEKINSTSIGFEKFQLPSKSFPMTSWFAGQLLPGDRTTTTFTIDNPSNESQTINVKPQTLSLISKIQFNGTTIVRQQDTLMNKTDTFIPNYVKLSELANQDELGQFFNNDDPIPDESSLMILNLNFEFNDFMNNTSDVYADDLKISSLYLYDWIDNNNDTKITSDELSLVNRAGSWGTVQELRVSQPNEKFDGVPLVGVYPVPTRYSYWLGDTKLNSTSMDYTISASHYEKEKWPILWSESETILVSPQSSSTVDVTLVTPTDYQTGMYQGFLTFEGEQHTVNAPISFVIKQPVIENDSTILIKGIQSDDILYGNGYTKGAFDMVNRYMAGDWRQYYFDIQNPSINAAAIELSWISNNTNLSVFVMNPLGEIIQTNVPSGVFGHFLGWASLDWLGSSIFSQGGGFYPVKNKDDTSTVLYVPINQTGTYTLLTHSTLFGGSSTTEPITLAAKFTHISAEMFDSQESVNVEIKTIPTKIEDTSEIISKIEIQDPNNVNSDLPFSTGIAVGIVIGIAIGLVFIFIIRQKPPN comes from the coding sequence ATGCCCAAAGTGGCTATACTCTTTTTCATATTGTTATTTTCTCCGATGATAACTAATTCACATGCTTTCATTCCTGTTGATTTAAAAACTGAAAATGACGAGAAATATACTTTAATTTTTGATTCTGGTATTGTGGATATTGATTCTAATTTTTTTACTGAAAATGATTTTAAAAGATATTTAATTTTTGGAGATAAACTAGAAAAAAATGATATTTTAAAAACTAATTCATTCTATGGAATTCAATCTGATTCTGGATTTTTTTCTGTTGCTATACTTACAGAAACTTCTGCAACTAATTTGGTTTCTCAAGGGTATACTGTAGTTGAAGATTTCCAATTAGATTTTCATTCACAAAATAATCAAATTCAAGACGCTTCTAGAATTGGAGAAATAACTGGTTCAAATTTAGCTAAAACAAAGTATGATTCATCTGGAAATGGAACTGTAATTGCAATTGTAGATACGGGTGTTGACTTTTCAAATCCTGATATACAACATTCCTTGGCAAGAAATGATCTTAATCATCCTATAATGCTTGATCCTGATGGTCAAGGTATTGTATTAACAAACGCAACTTTTTTTGCATATATTGATAAAAATGAAATAATTCGAAATTATAGTAAACCAATCCCTTCTCATATGACATCGTCAGCGTATGTTACACGGGATGGTGTGTTCCTTGATGTATCTCAAGGTGGGAAAGGTAGTAACATACCTATTTACAATTCATTTTTTCCACAGATTGGTTCATCTGTAATATTTAATGGAACGCTAACAACTGATATGAAAATTGGCGAAGATAATAGAAATTATATTAAATCTAAAAGCGGTGTTTATCATCTTGGTGTGATATATCAAGGTGGATTGAGTGGACCTTATTCTAAAATACAAGTTGTACCTGTACTTGTTGTTGATTCATTTATTCCAGGAGTATATGATACAATAATTCCTGATCTTAGTACTTCATGGGAAGATTATACGCGATTTGATTTAGAAAAAGGTAAAAAACCAAATTATGACTTTGATTTTACTGATGAAAAGCCTATTGTATTAGGAAGTGGAAAAGAATTCCTTGTTTATGATTCAAACAATGATGGAATAATTGATTACAGTGCTGGCACATTTGGTGCGCAAGTTCTGGATGTTTATGGTGTAATTAAAAATAATTCTACTGATATTGATGATGCACTAAAGGCAATTAATGGAACTCTTTTACCACCTTTGGATCCTAATGGTGAATTTTTTGGCTTGATGACAGATTTTATGGGACATGGTACTTCTAGTGCAGCTTCAATCACTTCACGTGGTCAAGAAACTTATGACATTTATAATAATTCAAAAAAATATTCTATCACTGGTGTAGCTCCTGATGCAAAAATTCTACCCGTAAAAGCGCTGTGGTTTGGAGATACTGTATATGGTTGGTTATGGATTGCAGGATTTGAAAACAATGAACATACTTGGGAATATACTGGAAATCCAAGAGTTGATATAATTTCTAATAGTTGGGGTGTGTCCAATTTCCCATCATTCAAGGCATCCCCTGGAATGGATATGCTATCTTTAATTTTGAGTGTACTTACAACTCCTAATTCTTTTAATGATAATTATCCTGGCATTACAATAATTTCTAGTGCAGGAAATTCAGGTCATGGTTATGGTACAATTGGGTTGCCAAATGCTTCACCATTTGGTATGTCAGTTGGTGCTACCACAAACAATGTTTTTGTTGGTTATGGTCCGTTCAAGGATCAACCTAGATTTGGAAACACAACAATTCATTCTAACAATGTAGTTGATTTTTCTAGTAGAGGTCCTAGTTCAATAGGAGATCCAAAACCTGATGTTATGAGTATTGGTGCCCATGGTTTTGTACCATCTAATATGTTGAAAATTAATAAAGATTCTAAAAATGAATCTTTTTCATTATTTGGTGGCACTAGTATGGCCGCACCCCTTGTATCTGGAAGTGCTGCAATACTAATTGAAGAATTAAAAAAACAATCTAAAGATTATGATTCTTTTTTGATCAAAAATATTCTCATGTCTACTGCAACTGATTTACAAAATGATCCATTTACTCAAGGTTCTGGTTTGGTAAATATTGAATCTGCATTAAATTACGTTAATGGTAAAAATGGAACTTTTATTGTTTACAATGATGGTTCATATAATAATATAAAAAATATTCTTGAACCTGCAATTGAAAAAATTAACTCTACATCAATAGGATTTGAGAAATTCCAACTACCTTCAAAATCATTTCCAATGACAAGTTGGTTTGCAGGACAATTACTTCCTGGAGATAGAACTACAACAACTTTTACCATAGATAATCCTTCAAATGAATCTCAAACAATAAATGTAAAACCTCAGACTTTGTCATTAATTTCTAAAATTCAATTTAATGGAACAACAATTGTAAGACAACAAGATACTTTGATGAATAAAACTGATACATTCATTCCAAATTATGTAAAATTATCTGAACTTGCAAATCAAGATGAACTTGGGCAATTTTTTAACAATGATGATCCAATTCCTGATGAATCATCACTAATGATTCTAAATCTGAATTTTGAATTTAATGATTTTATGAATAATACTTCAGATGTTTATGCAGATGATCTCAAAATTTCTTCTCTTTATCTTTATGATTGGATTGATAACAATAATGATACAAAAATTACTAGTGATGAATTATCTTTAGTGAATAGAGCTGGTTCATGGGGAACTGTTCAAGAACTTAGGGTTTCACAACCAAATGAAAAATTTGATGGTGTTCCATTAGTTGGAGTTTACCCAGTCCCTACACGTTATTCTTACTGGTTAGGTGACACTAAACTAAATTCTACTTCCATGGATTATACAATTTCAGCTAGTCACTATGAAAAAGAAAAATGGCCTATCCTTTGGTCTGAATCTGAAACAATTTTGGTTTCTCCTCAAAGCTCATCAACTGTTGATGTTACTTTGGTAACGCCAACAGATTATCAAACAGGTATGTATCAAGGATTTTTAACTTTTGAAGGTGAACAACATACTGTAAATGCGCCAATATCTTTTGTTATCAAACAACCTGTAATTGAAAATGATTCTACTATTTTGATCAAAGGAATACAAAGTGATGATATTCTTTATGGAAATGGTTACACAAAAGGTGCATTTGATATGGTTAATAGATACATGGCAGGAGATTGGAGGCAATATTATTTTGATATTCAAAATCCATCCATCAATGCTGCAGCAATTGAACTTTCCTGGATTAGCAATAACACAAATCTATCTGTATTTGTAATGAATCCTTTAGGAGAAATAATACAAACTAATGTCCCATCTGGAGTCTTTGGTCATTTTCTGGGATGGGCTTCACTTGATTGGTTAGGCAGTTCAATTTTTAGTCAAGGTGGGGGTTTCTATCCTGTGAAAAATAAAGATGACACTTCAACTGTTCTCTATGTTCCAATTAACCAAACTGGCACTTACACACTATTGACACACTCTACATTATTTGGAGGTTCATCAACTACAGAACCAATTACACTTGCAGCTAAATTCACACATATTTCTGCTGAAATGTTTGATTCTCAAGAATCTGTCAATGTGGAAATAAAAACAATACCTACAAAAATTGAAGATACATCTGAAATAATATCTAAAATAGAAATTCAAGATCCAAATAATGTGAATTCTGATCTTCCATTTAGTACTGGAATTGCAGTAGGAATAGTCATTGGAATTGCGATCGGATTAGTTTTCATTTTTATCATTAGACAAAAACCTCCAAATTAA
- a CDS encoding cytochrome b codes for MAVSLERRTGVVAFLYWLWDGVDRTIFTAIKFSFPARFVSPFGFLGMLTFIVFIILGVSGALLMFYYQPILDRAWDSVQFINDDVPFGFHIRNIHYHGSNAMVLLAVLHMYYQYFSGRYKIRNEVLWMTGVILGTVTILEAFTGYDVIFSERAELAISIAASLTTSIPVVGPTIRDAALGSGFSDFVLRFYAQHVFLLPIVMLGLMAVHFPRFLVFDVPMVMAIGGAILITGGVFPIDLGFKFEPTVPPGVTVPEWYLTGIYAFMRTQYDKFVTGLLWPLLFIISFVLIPFIDRYKKFSWRDRPLITAFGITSLAQIMVTTYWGFYISPDISIPLVERLVIDPIFFYSTMILLVPLSFGFTYMMIKLANEAERKSKLAKSNGPQKVATINLSEKWINWLLIALLAFQVFLNIAAYNASLTGMKNISLFFVGLILLVFAAFFHVYRYAMSQQKNAPPPAPIPVVEEKPKLAEPEVLAEQSKLPEGETTSDAKPNAKELAPEVPVPKTQADMGVGANNNSKVGSNDVDGVKKL; via the coding sequence ATGGCCGTTTCGCTTGAGAGAAGAACTGGGGTCGTAGCATTCCTTTATTGGCTTTGGGATGGAGTAGACAGAACTATCTTTACAGCAATTAAATTTTCATTCCCTGCAAGATTTGTAAGTCCGTTTGGCTTTTTGGGAATGCTCACATTCATTGTTTTCATTATTCTTGGAGTATCGGGTGCTTTACTGATGTTTTACTATCAACCGATTTTAGATAGAGCTTGGGACAGTGTTCAATTCATTAATGATGATGTTCCATTTGGTTTTCACATTAGAAACATTCACTATCATGGTTCTAATGCTATGGTACTTCTTGCAGTTCTTCACATGTATTACCAATACTTTAGTGGAAGATATAAAATTAGAAATGAAGTTTTATGGATGACCGGTGTTATTTTAGGAACTGTTACTATTCTTGAAGCGTTTACTGGATATGATGTAATTTTCAGTGAAAGAGCAGAACTTGCAATTAGTATTGCGGCGTCGTTAACAACATCTATCCCTGTTGTAGGACCTACAATTCGTGATGCGGCGCTGGGTAGTGGTTTCTCAGACTTTGTATTAAGATTCTATGCACAGCATGTATTCTTGCTACCTATCGTTATGCTTGGATTAATGGCAGTTCACTTCCCAAGATTCTTGGTATTTGATGTTCCTATGGTAATGGCTATTGGTGGTGCTATTTTGATTACTGGTGGTGTTTTCCCAATTGATTTGGGATTCAAGTTTGAACCCACCGTGCCGCCCGGTGTTACAGTCCCTGAATGGTATCTAACAGGAATCTATGCGTTCATGAGGACACAATATGACAAGTTTGTTACAGGTTTACTGTGGCCGTTATTATTCATCATATCGTTCGTTTTGATTCCATTTATCGACAGATACAAGAAATTCTCATGGAGGGATAGACCACTAATTACTGCATTTGGTATTACCAGCCTTGCTCAAATCATGGTTACAACATATTGGGGCTTCTATATTTCACCTGACATCTCAATTCCATTAGTAGAGCGTTTAGTAATTGATCCGATATTCTTCTATTCAACAATGATATTGTTGGTTCCATTATCATTTGGATTCACTTACATGATGATTAAACTAGCAAATGAAGCAGAAAGAAAATCAAAACTTGCTAAAAGTAATGGCCCGCAAAAAGTTGCCACAATTAATTTATCTGAAAAATGGATTAACTGGTTACTAATTGCACTATTGGCATTCCAAGTATTCCTAAACATTGCAGCATACAATGCATCTTTGACAGGCATGAAGAACATCTCACTGTTCTTTGTTGGACTTATTTTGTTAGTATTTGCAGCATTCTTCCATGTGTATAGATATGCAATGAGTCAACAAAAGAATGCACCTCCACCTGCACCTATACCTGTAGTTGAGGAGAAACCAAAACTTGCAGAACCTGAAGTACTTGCAGAGCAAAGTAAACTTCCAGAAGGTGAAACAACATCTGATGCAAAACCTAATGCAAAAGAATTGGCCCCTGAAGTACCAGTACCAAAAACTCAAGCCGATATGGGAGTTGGTGCAAATAACAATTCAAAGGTTGGTTCTAACGATGTTGATGGAGTGAAAAAATTATGA
- a CDS encoding ThiF family adenylyltransferase, with the protein MTNITFTIPSVLNQSGGEKKTEISADSLSDAFAKISEIMGDDFKRRVLEGDGTPRSLINIYINGKNAKFSGGMEAVLKDGDEVYILPAVAGGSEELSPKELDKFSRQVMLEEIGYGGQLKLKNAKVCVVGTGGLGHPIISRLATMGVGALRIIDRDVIELSNLHRQMLFDEDDVGQVKVEVAAKKLQKLNPDCKIEALSISVNDYTALEVVEGCDVVIDALDSVNARYALNKACVKFGIPFVTGAAVGTSGQVFTVLPKKSACYFCMFPELDEDKMPTCSIEGVHPPILSIVGAIEVAEAVKIILGKTPNLSERILHIDLENLDFNSTRTFRAEECPICGTGKLDVVQKEELILEELCGRNRGKRTYSITPTETFDLDVNGVIAIGKQKGFTIDNQGDLGLSLRTNELSVSFMKRGSAVVVGPKDESDAIFLYKSLLGKEIKA; encoded by the coding sequence ATGACAAATATCACTTTTACAATTCCATCTGTACTAAACCAAAGTGGTGGGGAGAAGAAAACTGAGATTTCTGCTGATTCTCTATCTGATGCTTTTGCAAAGATTTCAGAAATTATGGGTGATGATTTTAAGCGTAGAGTTTTGGAAGGTGATGGAACCCCGCGTTCATTGATAAATATCTACATCAATGGAAAGAATGCAAAATTTTCTGGTGGCATGGAAGCTGTTCTAAAAGATGGTGATGAAGTTTACATTTTACCTGCAGTTGCAGGTGGTTCTGAAGAATTATCTCCAAAAGAACTTGATAAATTTTCAAGGCAAGTAATGTTGGAAGAAATTGGATATGGTGGACAATTAAAATTAAAAAATGCCAAAGTTTGTGTTGTTGGAACTGGTGGTTTAGGACATCCAATTATTTCTAGGTTAGCTACAATGGGTGTTGGGGCTTTACGTATTATTGATAGAGATGTAATAGAACTATCTAATTTACATAGACAAATGTTGTTTGATGAAGATGATGTTGGGCAAGTTAAAGTTGAAGTAGCTGCAAAAAAATTACAGAAATTAAATCCTGATTGTAAAATTGAAGCATTATCTATATCTGTAAACGATTACACTGCATTAGAAGTAGTTGAAGGGTGCGATGTTGTAATTGATGCACTTGATAGTGTTAATGCAAGATATGCATTAAACAAAGCATGTGTTAAGTTTGGAATTCCGTTTGTAACAGGGGCTGCAGTTGGAACATCAGGACAAGTCTTTACAGTTTTACCAAAAAAATCTGCATGTTATTTTTGTATGTTTCCTGAATTAGATGAGGATAAAATGCCAACATGTAGTATTGAAGGTGTTCATCCTCCAATACTTTCTATTGTTGGTGCAATTGAAGTTGCAGAAGCTGTAAAAATAATTCTTGGAAAAACCCCTAATCTTTCTGAAAGAATTTTACATATTGATTTAGAAAATTTAGATTTTAACAGTACTAGAACATTCAGAGCTGAAGAATGTCCAATATGTGGAACAGGAAAACTTGATGTTGTACAAAAAGAAGAATTAATTTTAGAAGAGTTGTGTGGACGTAATCGTGGAAAGAGAACTTACTCTATTACTCCAACTGAAACATTTGATCTTGATGTTAATGGTGTTATTGCAATTGGAAAACAAAAAGGATTTACAATTGATAATCAAGGTGACTTGGGTTTGTCTTTGAGAACAAATGAATTATCTGTTAGTTTTATGAAAAGAGGTTCTGCAGTTGTCGTAGGACCAAAGGATGAATCTGATGCTATATTTTTGTACAAATCTTTACTTGGTAAAGAGATCAAGGCGTAA
- a CDS encoding cupredoxin domain-containing protein, with protein sequence MSSPTSSHAYGIGMIALIIAMSASVVFYTSFYLPESLAKPSVSDHILHPAEEFFIIEIVPGAVIEGNENYVPNDPTVLLEFTNNVRWMNNDDTAHTVTPDHRHADAYSGDFGSTGVLKPGDTYDFLFTEPQEVHYHCQPHPWMTGSIVVEKSRF encoded by the coding sequence ATGAGTAGTCCCACATCAAGTCATGCATATGGAATTGGAATGATTGCATTAATTATTGCCATGTCTGCATCTGTTGTATTTTACACATCGTTTTATCTCCCAGAATCATTGGCAAAGCCATCTGTATCTGATCATATCTTACATCCGGCAGAAGAGTTTTTCATTATTGAAATTGTTCCAGGTGCAGTTATTGAGGGTAATGAGAATTATGTTCCAAATGATCCAACGGTACTTTTAGAATTTACAAATAACGTAAGGTGGATGAATAATGATGATACTGCTCACACCGTTACTCCTGATCATCGTCATGCAGATGCTTATTCTGGAGACTTTGGTTCAACAGGTGTTTTAAAACCGGGAGATACGTACGACTTTTTGTTTACTGAACCACAAGAGGTACACTATCATTGCCAACCTCATCCATGGATGACCGGTTCAATTGTGGTTGAAAAGAGCAGATTTTAG
- a CDS encoding threonine synthase, whose protein sequence is MTRTSLQCRECKKEYDTAFKYICDECFGPLDVKYNFPAITKETFSNREHTYWRYFELLPIEEKSNIVSIGAGMTPLIKADNLGKKLGLNNLYIKNDSVNPTFSFKDRPAGVAISKAKEFRLTSVGCASTGNLASATAAHAAKAGLPCHVFAPSNIEMAKIAQALSYGANYIAVDGTYDDANTIAAQIGDSKGIGIVNINMRSHYVEGSKTFSFEVAEQLDWQVPDQVIVPVGSGAMLNAICKGFEELQTVSLLDDVSNMHMVAAQPHGCAPIVDAFKKNSKEVIPVEHPDTVAKSLAIGDPGDGRYVLKRLQQYNGFAEECNNKEILDAILLLAQTEGIFTEPAGGVSISVLQKMVEQGKIDRNDKVVCYVTGNGLKATESIMDVLEKPTVMKADVGEISAVVN, encoded by the coding sequence TTGACTAGAACTTCATTACAATGCAGAGAATGTAAGAAAGAATATGATACTGCTTTCAAGTACATCTGCGATGAGTGTTTTGGCCCACTTGATGTAAAATATAATTTTCCTGCAATTACAAAGGAGACATTTTCTAATCGTGAGCATACCTATTGGCGATATTTTGAATTATTACCTATAGAGGAAAAATCTAATATTGTAAGCATTGGTGCTGGAATGACTCCTCTTATCAAGGCTGATAATCTTGGAAAAAAACTAGGACTAAACAATCTTTACATAAAAAATGATTCTGTAAATCCCACATTTTCCTTTAAAGACAGACCTGCTGGAGTTGCAATATCTAAAGCAAAAGAATTTAGATTAACATCTGTTGGGTGTGCATCAACTGGTAATTTAGCATCTGCAACTGCAGCACATGCAGCAAAAGCAGGTTTACCATGTCATGTATTTGCTCCAAGTAATATTGAGATGGCAAAAATTGCACAAGCACTATCTTATGGTGCAAATTACATTGCAGTTGATGGAACATATGACGATGCAAACACAATAGCTGCACAAATTGGTGATAGTAAAGGAATTGGTATAGTGAACATTAACATGCGTTCACACTATGTAGAAGGTTCTAAAACATTTTCATTTGAAGTAGCAGAACAACTTGATTGGCAAGTCCCTGATCAAGTTATAGTTCCAGTAGGAAGTGGTGCAATGCTCAATGCTATTTGTAAAGGATTTGAAGAATTACAAACTGTCTCATTACTTGATGATGTTTCAAACATGCATATGGTTGCAGCACAACCACATGGATGTGCACCAATAGTTGACGCATTTAAGAAAAATAGTAAAGAAGTAATCCCAGTTGAGCATCCTGACACTGTTGCAAAGAGTTTAGCAATAGGTGATCCTGGTGATGGTAGATATGTTTTGAAACGATTACAACAGTATAATGGGTTTGCAGAAGAATGTAATAACAAAGAAATCCTTGATGCAATTTTACTTCTTGCACAAACTGAAGGAATATTTACAGAACCTGCAGGTGGAGTTTCTATTTCAGTTCTTCAGAAGATGGTTGAACAAGGAAAGATTGATAGAAATGACAAAGTAGTATGTTATGTTACTGGTAATGGTCTAAAGGCAACTGAATCAATTATGGACGTTTTAGAAAAACCAACTGTAATGAAAGCAGACGTTGGAGAAATATCGGCGGTAGTAAATTAA
- a CDS encoding twin-arginine translocation signal domain-containing protein has product MSELGTKKSGGLSRRDFLKLIGAAGTGLAFAPFVPFGNFMPNPNQASLERVPVILPDGTQANINTYPINHAEVITYPATGDAALDAEAFRKWQFIRLPKELGGDKKDPSSLRAYSMICLHLWCLWKYWPDEGRKRGECPCHGSMYDPMTGTAFVGPASVQAAPSNTLPKLTLDIDSDGFVFIMPPKFNANENGVIGYGRFA; this is encoded by the coding sequence ATGTCAGAACTGGGGACAAAAAAGTCTGGCGGATTATCCCGAAGAGACTTTCTAAAATTAATAGGAGCAGCAGGCACAGGATTGGCTTTTGCTCCATTTGTCCCATTTGGTAATTTCATGCCAAATCCAAATCAGGCCTCTCTTGAAAGAGTCCCAGTAATTCTGCCTGATGGCACTCAAGCAAATATCAATACTTATCCAATTAATCATGCCGAAGTAATTACATATCCTGCAACTGGTGATGCAGCACTTGATGCAGAAGCATTTCGTAAATGGCAATTCATTAGATTACCAAAAGAACTAGGTGGAGATAAAAAAGATCCTAGTTCATTACGAGCTTATAGTATGATCTGTTTACATCTTTGGTGTTTATGGAAATATTGGCCTGATGAAGGAAGAAAGAGGGGTGAATGTCCTTGTCACGGTAGTATGTATGACCCAATGACTGGAACTGCATTTGTTGGTCCTGCATCAGTGCAAGCCGCACCATCAAATACATTACCTAAATTAACTTTAGATATTGATTCAGATGGCTTTGTATTTATCATGCCACCAAAGTTTAACGCAAATGAAAATGGAGTAATTGGATATGGCCGTTTCGCTTGA